The genomic DNA TTAGCTTGTCGAGTCTGCTCATTGGCAACTCGCGTGGCTTCATCAGCAGTCACAGCCTCATTTAATGTCGCGAGTTTGTCCGCTTCTTCTTTGGCGTAGTCACCTTGTTCGGTGGCGTAAATAGTCGCCTGCTCAGCTTCAGCCAAGATGCGTGGACCTTCGCCCAGCACAATCTCGATTAGCGTCCTCTCATCGCCTGTCGGGTTGTAGTTCGATGGATCTCGATCTATAACAAAAGTAAAAGAAAAAGTTGATATTCGGTTGTTAGCATCGTACATCTGGACGAGTGCTGTCGCCCGTCCGACAATGCCCACAGATGCACGTGGTAGCTTAAAGGTCGCTTGATTACCAATTTTAGACGTTAACACCGATATAACACTGTTACCGTCTGCTCTTTCCGCCGCTAATGTAACTGTACTTGCTCCCGATAAATCGTAAGGGATGCCATCATCAGTGATATTAATAACGAAATATGCATCGTCATTTTGGCGAATTCTCGGCTCGTTGATATAGTTCGGCTTTTTTAAGTCGATGTCTAAAATAAATTCATTGTTTTGCAATATGCGTCACTCCTTTCTGTAATTATAAAAACACCCAAGATGTTTTTACTCTGTTGGGTCCTGTTGCACTACTCCCCATTCAATCAAAGTGTGCTTCTGAAACCCTCGATTACCTATAGAAATAAATATAACTTGCGGATTGTTTAGTTGTTTTGCGAAATCCGCAGAATCAAAATCATCAACTGTAGTGGTAATAACCCTTCCTGTGTTAAAAATAAATTCAATTTGCATTATTTATTCCTCCTAATTTGATAATGTGACAAAACCTACATTCGATCCGTTAACCCGCACATACAAACGGTCGGTACCATTGAAGGCAATTCCTAGTCCGTACGTATCGCTTCTGGCGTATCCGTTTAAATTCGTGACTGTGTTGTTATTGAAGTTAATGCTACCACCCAAAGTGCTGAAGTTTATACCAGTTTCTGCCGCAATCGACAAAGCGCCACTGCCGTTGTGATTTGTGATGGAGGGGAAATCACCAAACTTTCCAAATACCACTTTTCGCGTAACGCCGGAAGGTAAATTTTTTCCTAAATATATAGACCCGCCCACATATACATCTTCGCTGATATTAATATTCCCCGCAGTTATTGTTCCTAGATTGCCAGCAATTTCTGATAACACACTAACGGCTCCAACAAGTGTGATGTTTTTGGCTTGGATTTTAACTGATGAAGGTGTCATATTAATCATAGACACCATATTTTCACCGGTGAAATCAGATTGCGAGACTTTTAAATTTATCAAATTACCCTGTTGCGTTATCTTGCTTTCCGCTGTATTAATACGTCCGTCAAGTTGCGGAATCGATGTGTTAACGACACTCGTAATTTGATCCGACAACTGTGTGATAGACGAGTTTGCCGACGCAATAGAGCCGTCTATTCGGTTAACTTCTTGGCTAACCTCCGACCTAATCTCAGTTGCGGTTTGCGTAATTGCTGACTTATTCTGTGCAACGCCGTCGCTGAGCCGTACATCAATTTCTGCAACTTCCGAGCGTATTTGAGTAGCTGTCAATTCGATTTTTGCATATGCTTCCAAGATTTCTCCTGTAAACTGTTCAACTGCTAACTCGATGTTGTAGTCAGTCTGCTCGATGCGAGAACGGGTCCACCTAGCATTTTTTTCGATTTCAACTTTCGCATCAGCAATAATTCCAGACAAAGTCCGTGGTATCGTATTGCCGATTACGACCGATTTTGTAACGATCTCCCCGCCGATGTTCGTGGAGATTTTCTTTAAGACACGCGTCTGAAACTCCATAAAGGTCCCATCCGCCAACTTGATCGGCTCATAAATAAGCCACACTCGTTCCCCGATTTCCTTTTCTGTAAGCTCGATGGAGTCCAATGCGATGGACACTTCTGGATAGTCGTTGAGCTCATTCTTGAGTAATTCGGTCATATCCGCAACTGTGTGAATTTCATCGTTGGTGATAGGATCAGCTTCAATGATTCCGTATTTCTCGGCAAATGGAGATGTATACGTAACTTTTAAACTGTCAGCACCGTACCCCGCAATTCGAGTGCGCAAATTGTACGTGTCCACATGATGTGATAACTCTTTGACGTTATGGCCATGTCTATATTGAGCATCGTTGTCCGGCCCGACTTCTTTTGCAAAATGCACCCGGTTATTCGGCATGATTTTGTACTCACAACCGAATGCCGCTGTTAGATCTGCGACCAACTCAATGACGTTCCCTACCCCATAATTCGGAATGAAGCGACTATCAACAACATCCGTTGTAGCCGTCCATCCGGTGCCTTTGAATACGTGGTTAAGAAATTCTCCGAGAGTCCTCGTCCCGCCGTATATTTCTTCTTGCCGATGCCCAATAAGGTCGAAAAACGTGGACAAGGCAACGACTTCTTTAGAATTTTTATTCGTTCGCATTTGTTTAACGCGAAAATCATAATCCTGCACAGTGATGATTGATTCTTCTTCAAGTAAGGCATGACCAGGATTATTCTCAATAGAAAAAGAAGTAACCGCGAGCGAGAATGCTTCGTTTACTTCTTCTGTGATTTCCAATCGTTGATAATTGTTGAGTATTTCAGTTTGGCCGTTTATATTTGTGACAGTTAGCATGCAATACCACTACCCCTCCTCACAAAAAATAAAAGCGCGTCCGTATTGTGATTTCAAAGTCCGTCGCACCTTCAATTTTCATTTCGTTTTGCCCTGGCGCAAACGAGATTAATCGCTTGTTGGTCTGTCCGAATATGGATTGACCGTTTTTTAACGATCGGACGCCTTTCAGCATGATTTCATCATTTGTCGTGGTCGAACCGTTATATTTCCATTCGTCGCCTGTGGTTAGATTTTTAATGGTCAACCCACTACTCACGCCCTTAAACGTGATTTCAGTTTCGTTTTGCGCTTCCATTCGAATGGATTCCGTTCCGGTATTCCGGAAAACGAAACTTTGTTTTCCGGAAATAAATTTCGCTAGAATTGTAGACGAAGAGAAAGGGCTCGGGCTCAATAAATTCAACTCGAACTCCCCTATTGTCGCCAACTCCGAAATGTCGAAAGGACTAACACATCTAACTGACCATCGCTTTGCTGGATCTCGTTCTTCTGAAAGATAGAAAAGTTCACGGCTGTCAAAAATGCGAAATATTTCATCTCGCATTTTTGGCATATCCACAAGATTGTCCGCTAACATTAGTAGAGACGCTTTTATTTCACGACCTCGCAATTCTGCTCCGAAGTCAACTAGTCCATCCAACCCTTCGACTGATTCATTGTAAACCTCGACATCAGGGGAGCTGATCACGAGTCGTTCTTTTTCGAAAATACCGTATCTGTCAAGTTGATAATACTCCCCGTTCAACTTTTCGATAATCAAACTCATCGACTCAGCCCCTTTGCAAACATATCCCGATACGCATCATCAACTTGCAACACATCAATCCACGGAGCAACAATTTCAGAGAGCTCCCTGCCGTCTGCAACTAGCTTAATGACCAAATCACCGTCAGGAAACGCAGGAATGCCACCCCGAGCTTCAGCTTGATTAAATCCTAGTTGTTTACCAGTTTCGTCCCAGATTGCCCGCTGACTCACTCGTTTCGCCGGGTCGTGAGAAATTATTGACTCTGCCCAACCGCCGTCAGCCACCCAAGCAAGTTGTTTGGTGTCGACGATTCCACCGTCCTTGTAAGCGGCAAACTTCTGCGCGACAAGTCCAACACCGCCAGTAATGTTAACGTTCAACGCGTCAGACATTTCTCTTTTAATACTTTGCGCCATAGATTTTAATTTAGCCATAAGCGGACCTTCTATGCTCGAAATACCTTCCATCAATACCTTCCCGGCGTTGATTCCTACATCCTTTAACGTTTTGAGAACCGTGTCTGTGTCCGTCATGATATTTTTAATCTTACTAACCCATTCTTTATTCATGACGTCGAGTTCTGCATTGGCCGCCTTGCGCATTTCCTCGATGCGTTTTTCTGTATCCTTTTTCATACCAGCTAATTCAGCTTCCGCTTGTTCCCGAGCAATTGCCGATTTTTGTTGATACATATTCGAATAAGCTGTCAATTGATCGTCGGTCATACTGTTTAGTGCTTTCAACTCTGGTAACGCTTTAGGACCCATTTGGCGCAACTCCTCGAGCAATCCTTCATCAATTGCTTTGCTCGACAGGTCGGCTATCGCAATCTGCCACTGTTGTAAGCCTGCCACCTGCTCATTGAGATTACGCATTAGGTCACTCGCCATTACCGCTTCTCCGATTTCAAAGCGATCAAAAACAGAGAAGTATGATTCGATTGTTTTCGCACGGTCTTCTACGGTTTTTTGATACTCATCCCGCAAACGCTTTTCTTCTGCAATCAAGTCATCATTGATTTTTCGCGTCCGTGCAAGGTAGTCGTTATTAATTGATTCGATTTTGGAGTTCACTTGTTGAACAATCTCAGCTTTGCGCTGCTGAATCGCTTCGAATTTCGAGTTACCTGCTACGGCGTCGAAATGTCTCTCAAGTTCATTCAGCATTTTTAATTCATTTTCAAATGACAATTGACCTTGTTTTTTCAATGCATCAATTTGTGCAAGACCATCTTCAAGCGTCTCTTGGTCAACAGCGCGCTTAGCATCCCGTAGAGCAAGCATAGCTTCTCGTTTTTCATCCGTGCTGTCTTTGAAATGTTTTACAGACTCTTCCCAAATCGCAACTTCATCTTTCAACGAGATTTGTTCAAGTTTCCTCTTGTCGCTGATATACGTATTAATATCACCGATACGATTCGCTTGTGCGCTTTTTGTGATTTTAAGTACATCAGCAGCTGCTTTGATATTAATATTTTTTATCTTTTTCGCAGAATCTTCTTCAATACGACGAATACGTATTGCTTCCGCTTCCGTAATTTTTCGTTTACCCGCTTTAGCTTTTTGGTGGATAAGCCGAATATCCTCAGCTGAGCGTTTCGCAATTTCCGCCGCTTCAGCATTTGCCTTTTTATTGATTTCAGCAATTTCTTTATTGGCTTCATCATTTTCAATTGCCAATATATTTCTTACATCCGTCAATTGTGACTCGTTTTTCTTGTAAACTCTTGGTGCATCCAAGCTTTGAGTTTTGACGCCCCCCACGCCTAATTTCCTACTCGCTATTTCCAATAACTTCATGGCGTTTGATCTTTTGCTCGCATCACCTGTCGGGATGATAACCTCTTCTTTATTCCCTTCACCGACCCAAGCTAGCTGTTCCTTCGTGATTACACCACCGTTTGCATAGCCTTTCGGATTGATATACTCCCCGTTACGCAACACTTCGTAGTGTAAGTGTGGGCCAGTACTTGCGCCTGTTGAGCCGACAGTTCCGACGGTTTGACCTGCCTTTACAACACTTCCGACACCAACCGAGTTACGTGAGTTATGTTGATAAATACGTTCCATGATTCCGCTTTTAATACGAACGTAGTTACCACGGAACGAGTTGAATGCCGACTGGACAACCGTACCCGCCGATTGAGCAGGAATAGGTGTACCTGACGGCGCACCGTAGTCGTCGCCGTAGTGCATCTTTCGGTCACCTGTGATTGGATGAATACGATATCCATAGCTTGATGTTTTTCGGAACGGTGGGCCAAATCCTTTTCCGGTACTCTCGCCGAAATCAGCTAGTTTCCCTTTGACGAATTCGATTGCGCCTTTTTTAACTTTATCAACGGCCCCTTTCGCCATATCTCCAATAAAACTCCCGCCTTTAGGTGATGAAAATCCGAGGGCATTCAGTGCCACATCTAGTAGTTTGCTTGGATTTTTAATGTAATCAAAAACGTCGAAAGCTTTCTGGACTATGCCGCCAGTACCCTTCGCATACTTCGGTACGTCACCCAGTAAATCCTTGGTATTTTTAGCGGATAACACTTGTGTTCCTTTCGGCAAATTGACCAACGTGTCTTTCGCTGGACTCAAAGAAACTTCACCGTCTGGTGTTTGAATTAGTTCAGGACCCGCATTAGTTCCGCGGCCGTCACCCACGATGGCAAGCCCTCCAGGGTGTCCATCTGTCCCCTTCGCATACTTTGGCACTTTCCATTCCGGAACCTTTGAATCGACACCGATTTTCCCTAGAACCCAGTTGATACCTCCGATGACACCGTTCACG from Sporosarcina sp. FSL K6-1522 includes the following:
- a CDS encoding phage tail protein, which produces MLTVTNINGQTEILNNYQRLEITEEVNEAFSLAVTSFSIENNPGHALLEEESIITVQDYDFRVKQMRTNKNSKEVVALSTFFDLIGHRQEEIYGGTRTLGEFLNHVFKGTGWTATTDVVDSRFIPNYGVGNVIELVADLTAAFGCEYKIMPNNRVHFAKEVGPDNDAQYRHGHNVKELSHHVDTYNLRTRIAGYGADSLKVTYTSPFAEKYGIIEADPITNDEIHTVADMTELLKNELNDYPEVSIALDSIELTEKEIGERVWLIYEPIKLADGTFMEFQTRVLKKISTNIGGEIVTKSVVIGNTIPRTLSGIIADAKVEIEKNARWTRSRIEQTDYNIELAVEQFTGEILEAYAKIELTATQIRSEVAEIDVRLSDGVAQNKSAITQTATEIRSEVSQEVNRIDGSIASANSSITQLSDQITSVVNTSIPQLDGRINTAESKITQQGNLINLKVSQSDFTGENMVSMINMTPSSVKIQAKNITLVGAVSVLSEIAGNLGTITAGNINISEDVYVGGSIYLGKNLPSGVTRKVVFGKFGDFPSITNHNGSGALSIAAETGINFSTLGGSINFNNNTVTNLNGYARSDTYGLGIAFNGTDRLYVRVNGSNVGFVTLSN
- a CDS encoding peptidoglycan DD-metalloendopeptidase family protein; translation: MRDAGRVSEQTMSDLSSAVQNSTAHLDSLGDEARASFGDIEIAINDVNRDFLTLGQSNGLSDLDADIDTTQGNLEDLESATQDATNEIEDLGGSNNLDDLNGDLDQTQGNLDDLQDNLGDVDDALDDVEDGLNDMGDAAVDETEQVDSAFEGLAGTAKKLVGVLVAVFAVDKIKDFFLTIVETTADLEAINDQYAQVMGGMKDTTDKYLNEMSETWNKHPNELKNSYMQYVALLKGKGVAEKEAHETAQKYMDLTVDGNAFANESMEDTTARFAAMIKGEYSSVDTAMVNLTATQLDVLAKSTLGKKFAELTTAEQELLKTNEALRQQDIAGVIGQGAREADSYANNVAMLSSTWDNFLYTYGGPAMDAANSALKMLIGLFDHAQPAMQGLADKMQPITKGFKFIKDGIDAVKEMMLGSGDMSWFEKNFGLDGAVKINNTLWDLVDIFMKVKDSMITGAGELKRYMDGVFGFLESVFQIIFPSIQPILEDVVKFAGGIFAKLKSFWDQDGEQLVQAIQNAFQFILAIIQFVMPAVLAIIKMVWGNIQGVINGAINIIMGIIKVFSGLLTGDFKKMWEGIKQLFVGAVEFIWNFIQLTFYGKILGGAKAFILAFRQGFVALWQAIVALFKGQGTAVVNHLKNAWNLMWVATKTVFTNIGSFLKTTWDSIKSITTGFINAVKLVFTNGWSFIRNTTTTTFTGIWNFLKSTWTTIKDFLSGSVTGIFTKMRDTWTALKTNTSNAFRDIFNSITSRFTDIVNAAKELPKKIGDGIGSMASKVTSGVNKVTNKLAETLGKGVNGVIGGINWVLGKIGVDSKVPEWKVPKYAKGTDGHPGGLAIVGDGRGTNAGPELIQTPDGEVSLSPAKDTLVNLPKGTQVLSAKNTKDLLGDVPKYAKGTGGIVQKAFDVFDYIKNPSKLLDVALNALGFSSPKGGSFIGDMAKGAVDKVKKGAIEFVKGKLADFGESTGKGFGPPFRKTSSYGYRIHPITGDRKMHYGDDYGAPSGTPIPAQSAGTVVQSAFNSFRGNYVRIKSGIMERIYQHNSRNSVGVGSVVKAGQTVGTVGSTGASTGPHLHYEVLRNGEYINPKGYANGGVITKEQLAWVGEGNKEEVIIPTGDASKRSNAMKLLEIASRKLGVGGVKTQSLDAPRVYKKNESQLTDVRNILAIENDEANKEIAEINKKANAEAAEIAKRSAEDIRLIHQKAKAGKRKITEAEAIRIRRIEEDSAKKIKNINIKAAADVLKITKSAQANRIGDINTYISDKRKLEQISLKDEVAIWEESVKHFKDSTDEKREAMLALRDAKRAVDQETLEDGLAQIDALKKQGQLSFENELKMLNELERHFDAVAGNSKFEAIQQRKAEIVQQVNSKIESINNDYLARTRKINDDLIAEEKRLRDEYQKTVEDRAKTIESYFSVFDRFEIGEAVMASDLMRNLNEQVAGLQQWQIAIADLSSKAIDEGLLEELRQMGPKALPELKALNSMTDDQLTAYSNMYQQKSAIAREQAEAELAGMKKDTEKRIEEMRKAANAELDVMNKEWVSKIKNIMTDTDTVLKTLKDVGINAGKVLMEGISSIEGPLMAKLKSMAQSIKREMSDALNVNITGGVGLVAQKFAAYKDGGIVDTKQLAWVADGGWAESIISHDPAKRVSQRAIWDETGKQLGFNQAEARGGIPAFPDGDLVIKLVADGRELSEIVAPWIDVLQVDDAYRDMFAKGLSR
- a CDS encoding phage tail domain-containing protein: MSLIIEKLNGEYYQLDRYGIFEKERLVISSPDVEVYNESVEGLDGLVDFGAELRGREIKASLLMLADNLVDMPKMRDEIFRIFDSRELFYLSEERDPAKRWSVRCVSPFDISELATIGEFELNLLSPSPFSSSTILAKFISGKQSFVFRNTGTESIRMEAQNETEITFKGVSSGLTIKNLTTGDEWKYNGSTTTNDEIMLKGVRSLKNGQSIFGQTNKRLISFAPGQNEMKIEGATDFEITIRTRFYFL